In Coleofasciculus sp. FACHB-T130, the following proteins share a genomic window:
- the rplJ gene encoding 50S ribosomal protein L10: protein MGRTPEDKRAMVAEIKETLNVAQLAIVIDYQGLSVSEIMDLRRRLRPSGTVCKVSKNKLMGIAIEGDSNWQPMSEFLKGSSAFLLVKDDLSGAIKAYQDFQKATKKTELRGGVMEGRALSQADIKALGDLPSKEQLMAQIAGAINGLATKIAVAINEVPASLARGLQAVSGQQQEGGNGESDATATASASEE from the coding sequence ATGGGTAGAACGCCGGAAGATAAACGGGCGATGGTCGCTGAAATCAAAGAAACTTTAAATGTAGCTCAGCTGGCAATCGTCATCGATTACCAGGGGTTATCAGTTTCGGAGATTATGGACTTGCGGCGGCGGCTGCGTCCCAGCGGCACCGTTTGCAAGGTGAGCAAGAACAAGCTGATGGGAATTGCCATTGAGGGTGATTCCAACTGGCAACCGATGTCAGAGTTCCTTAAGGGTTCTTCTGCCTTCTTGCTAGTCAAGGATGATTTGAGCGGCGCAATTAAGGCTTACCAAGACTTCCAAAAAGCCACTAAGAAGACAGAACTTCGGGGTGGTGTGATGGAAGGTCGAGCTTTGAGCCAAGCTGACATCAAAGCGCTGGGAGATTTGCCTTCCAAGGAACAACTCATGGCGCAAATTGCTGGAGCTATCAATGGCTTGGCAACCAAGATTGCTGTGGCTATCAACGAAGTTCCAGCTTCGCTGGCAAGAGGACTACAAGCGGTCTCCGGGCAGCAGCAAGAAGGTGGCAACGGCGAAAGCGATGCAACTGCTACTGCCTCAGCGTCTGAGGAATAA